Proteins from a genomic interval of Paenibacillus lentus:
- a CDS encoding GerAB/ArcD/ProY family transporter has protein sequence MQKVNHLQIFAMFNLYIFTVVIAFLMAVYVRNSHYSTPVSIVLGGLLSIVFIYPAYKVTASRPNETIIQFGRKIVGKVPHTIVMLWFTIVNLLLAGINLRELEDFLIQVYLPGTPPWIIALLFGICVAYAARSGITTIFTAALGIFVVSILAFISVPLMVSTEISPEVLPAFINHLNFKHVSMGVYTSLPIFGEFSFLFLIMPYLKSPQKVYRTISITVISSLIIILSHLLPILMILSPDLAANLTYPDLDLIRSLRAGSFIETLDPILIVLWLTSLFIKISFMLFIAVYCISVLLKLPDHSSLVLPFTAFACILSFFVVRSQVETNQLLMESLPPLLNFTEYVIPTIYWILNAIRFRKNKKGMPEHS, from the coding sequence ATGCAGAAGGTGAATCACTTGCAAATATTTGCGATGTTCAATCTGTACATATTTACGGTGGTCATCGCTTTTTTAATGGCAGTATACGTCCGGAACAGCCATTACTCCACTCCCGTTAGTATTGTGCTCGGCGGCTTACTAAGCATTGTTTTTATTTACCCCGCCTACAAAGTTACTGCCTCGCGGCCAAACGAGACAATCATTCAGTTCGGACGCAAGATCGTAGGTAAAGTCCCGCATACTATCGTTATGTTATGGTTTACGATAGTCAATCTGCTGCTTGCCGGGATCAATCTCCGAGAGCTTGAGGACTTCCTCATTCAAGTGTATTTGCCTGGAACTCCACCCTGGATCATAGCTCTGCTGTTCGGGATATGTGTTGCCTATGCAGCTCGTTCCGGCATCACGACGATTTTCACAGCTGCTTTAGGTATTTTTGTTGTTAGCATACTTGCTTTTATCAGTGTCCCGTTAATGGTATCAACAGAGATATCTCCTGAAGTACTGCCCGCTTTTATTAACCACCTGAACTTCAAGCATGTTAGCATGGGCGTTTACACCAGCCTGCCTATTTTTGGGGAGTTTTCCTTCCTATTCCTAATCATGCCTTATTTGAAGTCGCCACAAAAGGTTTATCGAACCATTTCCATTACGGTAATCTCCTCACTGATCATTATCTTATCGCACTTGCTGCCAATTCTGATGATTCTAAGCCCAGATTTAGCTGCTAACCTGACGTATCCGGATCTCGATCTCATTCGCTCCTTACGGGCTGGATCGTTTATAGAAACTTTAGATCCTATTTTGATCGTTTTGTGGCTCACCAGTCTTTTTATAAAAATCTCTTTTATGCTATTTATCGCTGTCTATTGTATATCCGTGCTGCTCAAATTACCGGATCACAGCTCATTGGTTCTTCCATTCACGGCGTTTGCCTGCATTCTATCGTTCTTCGTTGTCCGCTCCCAGGTGGAAACAAACCAATTACTAATGGAAAGTTTACCACCTCTGCTCAACTTTACGGAGTATGTAATCCCGACGATTTACTGGATCTTAAACGCGATAAGGTTCCGCAAAAATAAAAAAGGAATGCCTGAGCATTCCTAG
- a CDS encoding Ger(x)C family spore germination protein produces the protein MRILRNRLILLILSSVILMSTSACWSPVELNDRAFANLMLIDLTEDGQFELTLGFPLANRMIPGEVGGSGEKGQKPFAFVTKTGKSLPHALQDIQSDISRDITFGQTRNIVISQKLAKRGLDPLLDFISRHIAFHISANLFITPGKALEIVETPTTFERFISILLRSYVEDKETIDTTLRDILRTRYKSEDILVPLLAFGKQPEITAKLEKAETWLGVDGAAILKKGRMINPTLSKEDMKTSLWIDSNIKVMIINIESPTDGKEVSFNIENVKTKVQVKHKENVPSIHLQTRGTASILASDSKLDLKDDAQLIQLQKALNQEMRNRILRAINTTRTAQADVFHFKDYIDWKYPHVLQKISSDWNEFYAKELEIESTVNVRIRSTGEAYKSIKEEST, from the coding sequence TTGAGAATTCTCAGGAACAGACTAATACTGCTTATACTATCCAGCGTCATCTTGATGAGTACCAGTGCCTGCTGGTCTCCTGTAGAACTGAATGACCGCGCATTCGCCAACCTGATGCTGATCGATCTAACCGAGGATGGACAGTTCGAACTCACCCTCGGTTTTCCACTGGCCAACCGAATGATCCCTGGAGAAGTTGGCGGTTCTGGCGAGAAGGGTCAGAAGCCTTTTGCCTTTGTCACAAAAACAGGCAAGAGCCTGCCTCACGCCTTACAAGACATTCAGAGTGACATATCCAGGGACATTACATTTGGTCAAACTCGAAATATCGTAATTAGTCAAAAGCTAGCCAAACGTGGGCTTGATCCTTTGCTGGATTTCATCAGCAGACATATAGCCTTTCATATTAGCGCCAACCTATTTATAACCCCAGGAAAAGCGCTGGAAATTGTTGAAACGCCAACGACTTTTGAGCGCTTCATTTCCATTCTGCTACGTTCTTATGTCGAGGATAAGGAGACGATCGACACAACACTGAGAGATATTCTCCGCACACGTTATAAATCCGAGGACATCCTTGTACCTCTGCTTGCTTTTGGCAAGCAACCCGAGATTACGGCTAAACTAGAAAAAGCCGAAACCTGGCTAGGTGTAGACGGAGCCGCTATTCTAAAAAAGGGGCGAATGATCAACCCTACCCTAAGTAAAGAGGATATGAAAACCTCGTTATGGATCGACTCAAATATCAAAGTAATGATAATCAACATCGAGTCGCCCACCGATGGCAAGGAGGTTTCCTTCAATATTGAAAACGTCAAGACAAAAGTACAAGTAAAACACAAGGAGAACGTGCCATCCATACATCTGCAAACAAGAGGAACCGCATCAATTCTAGCCTCTGACTCCAAGCTCGATCTTAAGGACGACGCACAGCTTATTCAGCTGCAAAAAGCACTCAATCAGGAAATGCGCAATCGAATCTTGCGAGCCATCAACACTACGCGTACGGCGCAGGCCGACGTATTCCATTTCAAGGATTATATTGATTGGAAATACCCTCACGTACTGCAGAAGATTAGCTCAGACTGGAATGAATTCTATGCCAAGGAGCTCGAAATAGAGTCCACTGTTAACGTGAGGATTAGATCGACTGGCGAAGCTTACAAAAGTATCAAGGAGGAGAGCACGTGA
- a CDS encoding spore germination protein has translation MPLWRRLLSRQRKNSSYASAPEHHRTANDSPSSQNGRPPTNEQERLESRVQWLKQQLNNCSDVVFRQFTIHTDQACTLIYLKGMTDQTTIQDVIIGGLLNYAPSKDGDLAHFLFEEKALSVSEIKIVTDTNQVISTVLNFGIALIVEGEHRMMTFPSASSFSTRAIEEAPNESVIRGPREAFIESLDTNMTMMRRRLKSRNFKTEEMIMGSETNTRFVIAYVEGICKPELLRELKRRLSYLDIDGLLGSSIIEESIIDSPFSPFPQIEYTERPDIVIASLLEGRVAIIVDGSPSAIIAPVTLAMLLQTAEDYYQSYIPATWIRWIRYLFLFVSLLLPSLYIAITTFHPEMIPYKLLMTIAAAREIVPFPAVVEAFIMELAFEALREASIRIPKSIGQAVSIIGALIIGTAAVQAGIVSAAMVIIVSLTGIASFINPHFDLGLTIRLLRFPIMAMASILGLFGITCGLIILYIHLLNLRSFGVPYLSPFTPLAKADLNDTLIRAPWWAMQKRPVLLTQNKQRQKKNARGWEKHKEE, from the coding sequence ATGCCATTGTGGAGAAGATTGCTGAGCAGACAACGTAAAAACAGTTCTTATGCTTCAGCACCGGAGCACCACCGGACAGCCAACGATAGTCCATCTTCACAGAACGGTCGCCCTCCTACCAATGAACAAGAGCGTCTGGAATCCCGTGTACAGTGGCTGAAGCAGCAGCTTAACAATTGTTCCGACGTCGTATTCCGGCAATTTACAATCCATACGGATCAGGCCTGTACATTAATTTATTTAAAAGGCATGACAGATCAAACCACGATACAAGATGTGATTATAGGCGGATTATTGAATTACGCCCCTTCGAAAGATGGGGATCTTGCGCATTTTCTGTTTGAAGAAAAAGCATTATCCGTCTCTGAAATCAAAATCGTCACAGACACCAATCAAGTGATATCCACTGTCCTTAATTTTGGAATAGCGCTAATCGTAGAGGGAGAGCATAGAATGATGACTTTTCCCTCCGCTAGCTCGTTCTCTACCAGAGCGATCGAGGAAGCCCCGAACGAATCCGTCATTCGCGGGCCACGAGAAGCCTTCATCGAGAGTCTTGACACAAACATGACCATGATGCGAAGAAGATTAAAGAGCCGAAACTTCAAGACGGAAGAGATGATTATGGGCAGCGAAACAAATACAAGATTCGTCATTGCCTATGTCGAAGGAATCTGCAAACCAGAGCTTCTCCGGGAACTTAAAAGAAGATTATCCTATTTGGACATCGACGGTTTGCTGGGCTCATCCATTATAGAGGAATCGATTATAGATTCTCCCTTCTCTCCTTTTCCGCAGATTGAATATACAGAGCGACCTGATATTGTCATTGCTTCGCTTCTTGAAGGACGCGTAGCGATTATTGTGGACGGAAGCCCCTCAGCAATTATTGCCCCTGTCACTTTGGCGATGCTGTTGCAGACAGCGGAAGACTACTATCAGTCATACATTCCAGCAACTTGGATTCGCTGGATTCGCTATCTGTTTCTGTTTGTCTCCCTTCTGCTTCCGTCCTTATATATCGCAATTACAACTTTTCATCCCGAGATGATTCCATACAAGCTGTTAATGACTATCGCAGCGGCTAGAGAAATCGTACCTTTTCCCGCCGTTGTCGAAGCCTTTATCATGGAGCTCGCATTTGAAGCCCTTAGGGAAGCTTCCATTCGCATCCCGAAGTCGATTGGCCAGGCTGTATCGATCATCGGAGCGCTCATTATTGGTACTGCAGCGGTACAGGCGGGAATCGTCTCGGCAGCGATGGTCATTATTGTTTCTCTGACAGGAATCGCCTCTTTTATTAATCCGCACTTTGATCTTGGCTTAACGATACGTTTGCTACGCTTTCCGATTATGGCGATGGCATCCATTTTAGGTCTGTTCGGTATCACTTGCGGATTGATCATCCTTTATATCCATTTGCTTAATCTCAGGTCATTCGGAGTGCCTTATTTATCCCCGTTCACTCCGCTAGCTAAGGCGGATTTAAATGACACGTTAATCCGTGCGCCTTGGTGGGCCATGCAAAAACGGCCTGTGCTCCTGACGCAAAATAAACAACGCCAAAAGAAAAATGCCCGTGGTTGGGAAAAGCATAAGGAGGAATGA
- a CDS encoding sensor histidine kinase, producing the protein MSYKQVKWLILTIPTITIGLWEYVRHEYLLPYISMDLGNWLSPIIVFLVSILLLTQLFKMMEMIQTELNEAKAHKAALEEREKIAREIHDGIAQSLFLLNAQVNKMEKAQVTDRTTFDKLKQNIFRTNTYVRQAIANLRHPADPASISWVQGLKNLIEELKRESGLDFKIGWDIPEMQLSVKDRIELLALIRESLLNIHKHAAATEVHIDGYIMENGWQCTVIDNGVGFDLGKNLGENRYGIQMMRDRAAMMGWKFNIERNGAHTIVTIQKNFP; encoded by the coding sequence ATGTCCTATAAACAAGTTAAATGGTTGATTCTCACTATTCCCACTATAACGATTGGACTGTGGGAGTATGTTCGGCATGAATATTTACTTCCCTATATATCGATGGATTTAGGAAATTGGCTTTCCCCGATCATCGTATTTTTGGTATCTATCCTTCTTTTGACGCAACTTTTTAAGATGATGGAGATGATTCAGACAGAATTGAACGAAGCTAAAGCTCATAAAGCTGCTCTGGAGGAACGAGAGAAGATTGCCCGGGAGATTCATGATGGCATAGCCCAATCTTTATTTCTTTTAAATGCGCAAGTGAACAAAATGGAGAAGGCGCAGGTAACCGATAGAACAACGTTCGACAAGCTGAAGCAAAATATTTTCCGCACGAATACGTATGTGAGACAAGCCATTGCGAATTTGCGTCATCCCGCAGATCCTGCTTCGATATCCTGGGTGCAAGGCCTCAAGAACTTGATTGAAGAGCTGAAGAGGGAATCCGGTTTGGATTTTAAAATAGGGTGGGATATCCCTGAAATGCAGTTATCTGTCAAAGATAGAATTGAACTGCTTGCCTTGATTCGCGAATCGCTCTTAAACATTCATAAACATGCTGCAGCCACTGAGGTACATATTGATGGCTATATCATGGAGAATGGATGGCAGTGTACGGTTATCGATAATGGAGTTGGCTTTGATCTGGGGAAGAACTTAGGCGAAAATCGCTATGGAATTCAAATGATGCGGGATCGTGCGGCGATGATGGGCTGGAAGTTTAATATTGAAAGAAATGGAGCACATACGATCGTTACGATTCAAAAGAACTTCCCTTGA
- a CDS encoding FecCD family ABC transporter permease: protein MTEMLESTKRTERLSVSKPRTRPLVTSLIMFGGIAALVLGIAISVSFGAADIYFTTVWEAIFSYNPELTQHQIIQEIRLPRILGGAMVGASFAVAGAIMQGMTRNPMADSGLLGLNAGAGFALALCFAFFPGMSFNLLILYSFLGAGAGAGLVFGISSLAKGGVTPVRLVLAGAAVSALLLALSEGVALYFRVGQDLAFWYAGGVSGTKWFQLKIMLPWVGGAIIGAMMLSRSITMLSLGEEVAVGLGQRTGLVKLAGTVIVLVLAGSAVAVVGSVGFIGLIIPHVTRFLVGVDYRSIIPCSAILGSLLVVFADLAARMVNAPVETPLGALIALIGVPFFLYLARKERREL, encoded by the coding sequence ATGACGGAAATGTTAGAAAGTACGAAGAGGACTGAGCGTCTGTCCGTATCGAAGCCGCGAACTAGACCGCTCGTCACATCACTGATCATGTTCGGGGGGATCGCAGCTTTAGTTCTTGGTATAGCGATATCAGTTTCATTCGGAGCAGCGGATATTTATTTCACCACGGTATGGGAAGCCATATTCAGCTATAATCCGGAGCTTACACAGCACCAAATCATTCAGGAAATACGTCTACCGCGTATACTTGGGGGAGCCATGGTCGGCGCTAGCTTTGCCGTGGCTGGAGCGATAATGCAGGGGATGACGCGCAACCCGATGGCGGATTCAGGATTGCTTGGACTTAACGCCGGGGCAGGATTTGCGCTTGCGCTGTGCTTTGCCTTTTTTCCAGGCATGTCGTTCAATTTACTTATTCTATATTCCTTTCTGGGTGCCGGTGCCGGGGCAGGACTCGTCTTCGGGATTAGCTCACTGGCGAAGGGAGGAGTAACTCCCGTGCGTCTTGTGTTAGCGGGAGCAGCGGTGAGCGCATTATTGCTAGCTCTTAGCGAGGGGGTTGCACTGTATTTCCGAGTCGGTCAGGACTTGGCCTTTTGGTATGCGGGCGGAGTTTCTGGAACGAAATGGTTTCAGTTGAAAATTATGCTCCCTTGGGTAGGGGGGGCGATCATTGGCGCGATGATGCTATCTCGATCGATTACGATGCTCAGTCTGGGGGAAGAGGTTGCCGTTGGACTTGGCCAGAGAACAGGACTGGTCAAGCTGGCCGGTACGGTTATTGTGCTGGTTCTGGCTGGATCAGCGGTTGCGGTTGTTGGCTCCGTCGGTTTTATCGGCTTGATTATTCCTCATGTAACCCGGTTTCTTGTCGGTGTTGATTATCGCTCGATCATTCCTTGCTCGGCGATTCTCGGAAGCTTGCTCGTCGTCTTTGCCGACTTGGCGGCTAGAATGGTTAACGCTCCGGTTGAAACACCGCTTGGTGCTCTTATTGCATTAATTGGCGTGCCGTTCTTCCTCTATCTCGCACGTAAAGAGAGGAGGGAGTTATAG
- a CDS encoding FecCD family ABC transporter permease has translation MRRGVIVMTILGILIIGAFIVSMNTGYIRLSPVEVVKTLFGMGTDKQSLILFEFRLPRIVISVLIGAGLAVSGCILQGLSRNALADPGILGINAGAGLMVMLYISFYPTTSMRSIFLLPVLALIGSGLTAALIYVLSYKRNEGIAPTRLILTGIGVAAGISAAMIVLTLKLDPQKYQFMATWLAGSIWGSNWKFVLALLPWIVVLLPYVFYKAQVMNVLNLGENTATGLGTSVEKERLLLLAAAVGLAGSSVAVSGGIGFVGLIGPHLARRLVGPKHQLLLPASAMTGSLLVIVADTIGRWLMQPSEIPTGIVVAVIGAPYFLYLLTKMKA, from the coding sequence ATGAGGCGCGGAGTCATCGTGATGACGATTTTAGGTATTTTAATCATTGGCGCTTTTATTGTAAGTATGAATACCGGATATATCCGTCTGTCGCCGGTAGAGGTGGTCAAGACGCTATTTGGAATGGGAACGGATAAGCAGTCGCTGATCTTGTTCGAGTTCCGGCTTCCACGTATCGTGATTTCCGTATTGATCGGTGCCGGATTAGCGGTTTCAGGCTGTATATTGCAAGGGCTATCCCGCAATGCGCTGGCCGATCCGGGCATCCTTGGCATCAATGCCGGTGCAGGGCTAATGGTGATGTTGTATATTTCTTTCTATCCAACGACATCGATGCGATCTATATTTCTGCTGCCTGTGCTGGCGCTCATCGGCTCAGGCTTAACGGCTGCACTCATCTATGTGCTGTCCTATAAGCGGAATGAAGGAATAGCGCCGACAAGGCTTATTCTAACAGGAATTGGCGTGGCTGCCGGGATCAGTGCGGCAATGATTGTGCTGACGTTGAAGCTTGACCCGCAAAAATATCAGTTTATGGCTACGTGGCTTGCGGGCAGCATTTGGGGCTCCAACTGGAAGTTCGTGCTTGCACTGCTGCCATGGATTGTCGTACTGCTTCCGTATGTATTCTACAAAGCTCAAGTGATGAACGTTCTAAACCTTGGCGAGAACACGGCGACAGGACTCGGAACGTCTGTGGAGAAGGAACGTCTGCTGCTGCTAGCGGCCGCGGTCGGCCTTGCCGGTTCTTCGGTTGCGGTGAGCGGTGGAATCGGCTTCGTCGGCTTGATCGGCCCGCATTTGGCGCGGAGGCTCGTCGGGCCGAAGCACCAGCTGCTGCTTCCGGCTTCGGCCATGACGGGCTCGCTGCTTGTTATTGTGGCGGACACGATCGGGCGTTGGCTCATGCAGCCCTCGGAAATACCGACGGGGATCGTCGTAGCGGTTATTGGTGCGCCTTATTTTCTCTATTTATTGACTAAAATGAAAGCATAA
- the nrdI gene encoding class Ib ribonucleoside-diphosphate reductase assembly flavoprotein NrdI translates to MLIVYDSKTGNVKRFVSKLDVEHVQIREGLVVDQPFVLITYTTGFGQVPQSTLKFLESHGDLLQGVASSGNTNWGVRYGLAGDQVAEMYSVPLLMKFELSGTKKDVERFKQEVKQIVYTYSNSNGHANADSQLDTA, encoded by the coding sequence GTGCTTATTGTCTATGACTCGAAGACGGGAAACGTTAAGCGATTCGTCAGTAAATTGGATGTAGAGCATGTCCAGATTCGAGAGGGCTTGGTCGTTGACCAGCCGTTTGTGCTCATTACATACACCACTGGTTTTGGCCAGGTACCGCAGTCGACCCTGAAATTTCTGGAGAGTCACGGTGATCTGCTGCAAGGTGTTGCCTCAAGTGGCAATACGAATTGGGGCGTTCGTTACGGACTGGCTGGAGATCAGGTGGCGGAAATGTACTCCGTTCCTTTATTAATGAAATTCGAACTTAGCGGCACCAAGAAGGATGTCGAGCGATTTAAACAGGAGGTTAAGCAAATTGTCTACACTTACTCAAACTCAAACGGTCACGCAAACGCAGATTCCCAATTGGATACAGCTTAA
- the nrdE gene encoding class 1b ribonucleoside-diphosphate reductase subunit alpha, which translates to MVQKDGQFQFHKDLEAARSYFVDYVNQNTVFFHDLKEKIDYLIEHQYYEEELFAKYEFADVKKLYEALYARKFRFPSFMSAFKFYNNYAMKTNDGTKFLERYEDRIAVTALFLGNGDIQKANEYADVLISQEYQPATPTFLNAGKKRRGELVSCFLLEVDDSMNSIGFAINSALQLSKIGGGVSLNLSKIRAASEQIKGLDGKASGVLPVMKLFEDAFSYANQLGQRDGSGVVYLNLFHADIHEFLDTKKINSDEKIRIKTLSLGVVAPNKFFELVEQDKDMYLFYPHTVYQEYGVHLDDMDLTAMYDELVNNPRVRKKKIVARDLIIKIAQTQMESGYPYIMYVDNTNDQHALKDIGRVKFSNLCSEIAQLSEVSTINDYGHEDVINRDISCNLGSLNIVNVMKNQRMRETVHLAMDALTEVSDRTELEIVPSVAKANRELHSVGLGAMNLHGFLALNHIPYESKEAIDFARTFFMMLNYYSIERSMLIAKEREVTFKDFERSEYASGAYFKRYEENDYSPRTDKVKELFAGHHIPTREDWLRLKEETMKHGLYHAYRLAIAPTGSISYLQSSTASIAPITQRIEEREYGDSKTIYPMPFLNESNYFYYKEAYDMDMFNLIDLVAEVQVHIDQAISTILYVKDNLTTRDLAKYYIYAQKKGLKTLYYTRTRKRTIEECISCVI; encoded by the coding sequence ATGGTGCAAAAGGACGGACAGTTCCAGTTCCATAAAGATCTGGAGGCCGCTCGAAGCTATTTTGTCGATTATGTTAATCAGAATACGGTTTTCTTCCATGACCTGAAGGAGAAAATCGATTATTTAATAGAGCATCAATACTACGAAGAAGAGCTGTTTGCTAAATATGAATTCGCGGACGTAAAAAAGCTGTATGAAGCGTTGTATGCGCGCAAGTTTCGCTTTCCATCCTTTATGAGCGCCTTTAAATTTTATAATAACTATGCGATGAAGACGAATGACGGGACGAAGTTTCTAGAGCGTTATGAGGATCGGATTGCTGTTACGGCATTGTTCCTCGGCAACGGCGATATCCAGAAAGCGAATGAATATGCCGATGTCCTAATTTCGCAGGAATATCAGCCGGCTACCCCAACGTTTTTGAATGCGGGGAAAAAACGCCGCGGCGAGCTGGTCAGCTGCTTTTTGCTGGAGGTTGATGATTCGATGAATTCCATCGGATTCGCAATTAATTCCGCGCTGCAGCTAAGCAAAATAGGGGGCGGCGTCAGTCTCAATCTCAGCAAAATTCGCGCGGCAAGTGAACAAATCAAAGGCTTGGACGGCAAAGCGAGCGGCGTGCTGCCCGTGATGAAGCTGTTCGAGGATGCGTTCTCCTATGCGAACCAGTTAGGTCAGCGGGACGGGAGCGGCGTCGTCTATCTCAATTTATTCCATGCGGATATCCATGAGTTCCTAGATACGAAGAAAATTAACAGCGATGAGAAAATTCGCATCAAGACCTTATCCCTTGGCGTTGTTGCGCCGAATAAGTTCTTCGAGCTAGTGGAGCAGGACAAGGATATGTATCTGTTCTATCCACATACTGTCTATCAGGAATACGGCGTCCATTTGGACGATATGGATTTAACGGCCATGTATGATGAGCTTGTGAATAACCCAAGAGTACGCAAGAAGAAAATCGTAGCGCGCGACCTGATCATCAAAATTGCGCAGACGCAAATGGAATCGGGTTATCCCTATATCATGTACGTGGATAACACGAACGATCAGCATGCCCTCAAAGATATCGGGCGCGTGAAATTCTCGAACCTATGCAGCGAGATTGCGCAGCTGAGCGAAGTGTCGACGATTAATGATTATGGGCACGAGGATGTCATTAACCGCGATATTTCCTGTAATCTGGGGTCATTGAACATCGTGAATGTGATGAAGAACCAGCGGATGAGGGAAACCGTTCATCTGGCGATGGACGCACTGACTGAGGTCTCCGACCGTACCGAGCTGGAGATTGTGCCATCCGTGGCGAAAGCGAACCGGGAGCTGCACTCCGTCGGTCTTGGAGCGATGAATTTGCATGGATTTTTGGCACTGAACCATATTCCTTATGAATCCAAGGAAGCGATTGATTTCGCACGTACGTTCTTTATGATGCTAAATTACTACTCGATTGAGCGCTCCATGTTAATTGCCAAGGAGAGAGAAGTAACGTTCAAGGACTTTGAGCGTAGCGAATATGCGAGCGGGGCGTATTTCAAACGCTATGAGGAGAATGATTATTCACCGCGGACAGACAAGGTCAAGGAATTGTTTGCGGGCCACCATATTCCTACGCGCGAGGATTGGCTTCGCTTGAAGGAGGAGACGATGAAGCACGGGTTGTATCATGCTTATCGATTGGCCATTGCGCCAACTGGTTCGATTTCGTATTTACAATCGTCAACCGCTTCGATTGCGCCGATTACGCAGCGCATTGAAGAGCGGGAGTACGGAGATTCCAAGACAATTTACCCGATGCCGTTCCTGAACGAGAGCAATTACTTCTATTATAAAGAAGCTTACGATATGGATATGTTCAACCTGATCGATCTCGTAGCCGAGGTACAGGTGCATATTGACCAAGCGATTTCAACGATTCTGTACGTGAAGGATAATCTGACGACGCGAGATTTGGCGAAATACTACATCTATGCGCAGAAAAAAGGATTAAAGACGCTTTATTATACTCGCACGAGAAAAAGAACGATCGAAGAATGCATCAGCTGCGTCATTTAA
- the nrdF gene encoding class 1b ribonucleoside-diphosphate reductase subunit beta, which yields MTKFEAVNWNAPETDYTEMLWTQNTSQFWLDTEIPVSKDLKSWTELSDDEKNTFMKVLGGLTLLDTEQGNVGMPLIAQHVEGKQKKAILIFQAAMEEIHAKSYSTIFTTVASSEMIGDTFQWVRSNKYLQYKTHRIDTYYRDIEQGNLLSLYQAMVASVFLESFLFYSGFFYPLYLAGQGKMVASGEIIKLIIRDESVHGVFVGLLAQEVFQQLSAEEQDFAEKFVNELLMDLYKNELEYTEELYDPIGLTHEVKKYIRYNANKALMNLGIEPAFEEEEINPVVLNGIRTETSTHDFFSTKGKGYQKGTVEPLRDDDFAFLDERVKESNIW from the coding sequence ATGACAAAGTTCGAAGCGGTTAACTGGAACGCACCTGAAACGGATTATACAGAAATGCTCTGGACGCAGAATACGTCGCAATTTTGGCTGGACACGGAAATTCCGGTATCCAAGGACTTGAAGTCTTGGACGGAGCTGAGTGATGATGAGAAGAATACGTTTATGAAGGTATTGGGCGGATTAACACTGCTAGACACAGAGCAAGGGAACGTCGGCATGCCGCTGATTGCCCAGCACGTAGAAGGGAAGCAGAAGAAGGCGATCCTGATTTTCCAGGCGGCGATGGAGGAAATCCACGCGAAGAGCTACAGTACGATCTTTACGACCGTAGCCAGCAGCGAGATGATCGGCGATACCTTCCAATGGGTGCGGAGCAATAAATATTTGCAGTATAAGACGCACCGAATCGATACCTATTATCGAGATATTGAACAGGGGAATCTGCTAAGCCTGTATCAGGCGATGGTAGCTTCAGTGTTCCTGGAGAGCTTCTTATTCTACTCCGGGTTCTTCTACCCGCTATACCTGGCGGGACAAGGCAAAATGGTAGCGAGCGGCGAGATCATTAAGCTGATCATCCGCGACGAGAGCGTGCACGGCGTATTCGTTGGCCTGCTTGCGCAAGAGGTATTCCAGCAGCTAAGTGCGGAAGAACAGGATTTTGCCGAGAAATTCGTGAACGAGCTGTTGATGGATCTATACAAGAATGAGCTGGAGTACACCGAGGAGCTGTATGATCCGATTGGCTTGACCCATGAAGTGAAGAAGTATATTCGTTACAACGCGAACAAAGCGCTGATGAACCTGGGGATTGAGCCTGCCTTTGAAGAGGAAGAGATCAACCCGGTGGTGCTTAACGGTATTCGCACGGAAACGAGCACGCACGACTTCTTTTCCACGAAGGGGAAAGGTTATCAAAAAGGAACCGTCGAGCCATTGCGGGACGATGACTTTGCATTCCTGGATGAAAGAGTGAAGGAATCGAATATTTGGTAA
- a CDS encoding VOC family protein, translating to MAVDVYFNFDGNCREAVEFYADVFNTEAPQIMTFGEAPPNPEYKLPKEAKDLVMHARININGSNVMFSDVFPGTPYIQGNNITLAFVSTDLDEIKSVFHKLKEGGTVHMELQETFWSKCYGNVKDRFGTEWQVSHDSGQSAM from the coding sequence ATGGCTGTTGATGTGTATTTCAATTTTGATGGCAACTGTCGCGAAGCTGTAGAATTTTACGCCGATGTATTTAACACCGAAGCACCACAAATCATGACCTTTGGAGAAGCACCGCCGAATCCAGAGTACAAGCTTCCCAAAGAAGCAAAAGATTTAGTCATGCATGCACGTATCAACATTAATGGAAGCAATGTGATGTTCTCCGACGTTTTCCCGGGAACACCTTACATTCAAGGCAACAACATTACCCTGGCCTTCGTCAGCACTGACCTGGATGAAATCAAATCCGTATTCCATAAACTGAAAGAAGGCGGCACGGTACACATGGAGCTGCAAGAGACGTTCTGGAGCAAATGCTACGGCAACGTCAAGGACAGATTCGGCACCGAGTGGCAGGTCAGCCACGATAGCGGCCAAAGCGCGATGTAG